A region from the Halosolutus gelatinilyticus genome encodes:
- a CDS encoding EthD domain-containing protein yields the protein MYKHVALLVRREGMSHEEFVDYWQTNHTPIAREIDGVVRYQQVLPTDPENAEFDGVAELYFEELDALYDALGSEGSRDYDPGTGRAKEAREDVDNFLAIEERPRFIGEELVQKDEVDGDTDGLYKHSAFLVRRAGMSHEEFVDYWQTNHTPIAREIDGVVKYNTVIPTDPENAEFDGVAELYFEELDALYDALGSEGSRDYDPEKGKAKEAREDVDNFLAIEERPRFIGRERLVKAEE from the coding sequence ATGTACAAGCACGTCGCCCTACTGGTCAGACGCGAGGGAATGAGCCACGAGGAGTTCGTCGACTACTGGCAGACGAACCACACGCCGATCGCCCGCGAGATCGACGGCGTCGTCCGGTACCAGCAGGTGCTTCCGACCGATCCCGAAAACGCGGAGTTCGACGGGGTCGCCGAACTTTACTTCGAAGAGCTCGACGCGCTCTACGACGCGCTCGGCAGCGAGGGTTCGCGCGACTACGATCCCGGGACGGGCAGAGCCAAGGAGGCCCGCGAGGACGTCGACAACTTTCTCGCGATCGAGGAGCGGCCGCGGTTCATCGGCGAGGAGCTCGTCCAGAAAGACGAGGTCGACGGCGACACCGACGGCTTGTACAAGCACTCGGCCTTCCTCGTCCGCCGGGCGGGGATGAGCCACGAGGAGTTCGTCGACTACTGGCAGACGAACCACACGCCGATCGCCCGCGAGATCGACGGCGTCGTGAAGTACAACACGGTGATCCCGACCGATCCCGAAAACGCGGAGTTCGACGGGGTCGCCGAACTTTACTTCGAAGAGCTCGACGCGCTCTACGACGCGCTCGGCAGCGAGGGCTCGCGCGACTACGATCCCGAGAAGGGCAAAGCCAAGGAGGCTCGCGAGGACGTCGACAACTTCCTCGCGATCGAGGAGCGGCCCCGCTTTATCGGCCGCGAGCGCCTCGTCAAAGCCGAGGAGTGA
- a CDS encoding enoyl-CoA hydratase/isomerase family protein: MSELRDEYDLLSVDVGERVERVATIAIERPDARNALNGQVRTELKDAVAAADADDDVRVLVLTGGEGSGAFVAGADVTEFRDRGLVEQRRASERPRVYETVDDATIPVIARINGHALGGGCELAQACDVRIAAAGAKLGQPEINLGLIPGGGGTQRLARLVGEGQAMRLILSGELVDAAEAKEIGLVDEVYDEDDLDDGVYDLAASMAEKSPIALEFAKKAVKAGSRMGLEEGLQYESELFVQLFATADKDEGIDAFLEGREPEFTGE, translated from the coding sequence ATGAGTGAGCTTCGAGACGAGTACGACCTGCTCTCCGTCGACGTCGGCGAACGTGTCGAGCGGGTCGCGACGATCGCGATCGAGCGGCCCGACGCCCGGAACGCGCTGAACGGACAGGTCCGGACGGAGCTCAAGGACGCCGTCGCGGCCGCGGACGCGGACGACGACGTACGGGTGCTCGTGCTCACCGGCGGCGAGGGGTCGGGCGCGTTCGTCGCCGGAGCGGACGTGACCGAGTTCAGGGACCGCGGACTCGTCGAGCAGCGACGGGCGAGCGAGCGCCCGCGGGTCTACGAGACCGTCGACGACGCGACGATTCCGGTCATCGCCCGCATCAACGGCCACGCGCTCGGGGGCGGCTGCGAACTCGCGCAGGCCTGCGACGTCCGCATCGCCGCGGCGGGCGCGAAACTCGGCCAGCCCGAGATCAACCTCGGACTCATCCCCGGCGGCGGCGGCACGCAGCGGCTCGCCCGCCTCGTCGGCGAGGGGCAGGCGATGCGGCTCATCCTCTCGGGCGAACTCGTCGACGCCGCGGAAGCCAAAGAGATCGGCCTCGTCGACGAGGTCTACGACGAAGACGACCTCGACGACGGCGTCTACGACCTCGCGGCTTCGATGGCCGAGAAGAGCCCGATCGCGCTCGAGTTCGCCAAGAAGGCGGTCAAAGCGGGCTCGCGGATGGGGCTCGAGGAGGGGCTGCAGTACGAGTCCGAACTGTTCGTCCAGCTGTTCGCGACCGCGGACAAGGACGAAGGGATCGACGCGTTCCTCGAGGGTCGCGAGCCGGAGTTTACCGGCGAGTGA
- a CDS encoding 3-hydroxyacyl-CoA dehydrogenase family protein yields MRIAVLGAGSMGHGIAQVSAMAGHDVVLRDIEDDLVDDGIAGIRENLRGGVERDKVTEAEMAATLDRIEGTTDLEAAVADADLVIEAVPEEMDLKKDVFSDVEDAAGEETVIASNTSSLSVTEMASALDRPERAVGLHFFNPPHLMDLVEIVIAEQTDDRTEAFAVDYVRDVGKEDVVVRDSAGFATSRLGLALGLEAIRMVEEGVASPAAIDEAMTLGYGYPMGPIELGDHVGLDVRLHIAEHLREELGERFKPPQALRRKVRAGKLGKKTGEGFYVWEGGDRVAMSGDWGGVDE; encoded by the coding sequence ATGCGAATCGCAGTGCTCGGAGCCGGGAGCATGGGACACGGAATCGCCCAGGTGTCCGCGATGGCGGGCCACGACGTCGTCCTGCGGGACATCGAGGACGATCTCGTCGACGACGGGATCGCGGGAATCCGCGAGAACCTGCGGGGTGGCGTCGAACGCGACAAGGTGACCGAAGCCGAGATGGCGGCGACGCTCGACCGGATCGAGGGCACGACCGACCTGGAGGCGGCCGTTGCCGATGCCGACCTCGTGATCGAGGCGGTCCCGGAGGAGATGGATCTGAAGAAGGACGTCTTCTCGGACGTCGAGGACGCGGCTGGCGAGGAGACGGTGATCGCCTCGAACACCTCCTCGCTGTCCGTGACGGAGATGGCCAGCGCGCTCGATCGGCCCGAGCGCGCCGTCGGACTCCACTTCTTCAACCCGCCGCACCTGATGGACCTCGTCGAGATCGTGATCGCCGAGCAGACCGACGATCGAACGGAGGCGTTCGCCGTGGACTACGTCCGCGACGTCGGCAAGGAGGACGTCGTCGTCCGCGACAGCGCCGGGTTCGCCACCTCGCGACTCGGGCTCGCGCTCGGGCTGGAGGCGATCCGGATGGTCGAGGAGGGCGTCGCCAGCCCGGCCGCCATCGACGAGGCGATGACGCTCGGCTACGGCTACCCGATGGGACCGATCGAACTCGGCGATCACGTCGGGCTGGACGTCCGCCTGCACATCGCCGAGCACCTCCGCGAGGAGTTAGGGGAGCGGTTCAAGCCGCCGCAGGCGCTGCGCCGGAAGGTCCGGGCGGGCAAGCTCGGCAAGAAGACCGGCGAGGGGTTCTACGTCTGGGAAGGTGGCGATCGCGTCGCGATGAGCGGCGATTGGGGTGGTGTCGATGAGTGA
- a CDS encoding IclR family transcriptional regulator: MTQDSAHRPVETVDTAFDIIELLKRDDGLGITAIADELGLAKSTIHRHVKTLESRGLLVREDDSYRISTWFLDYGVHVRNEHTPFSVIKPKVDELAAETDEKVWAVIEEHGMGVHIYGAQGRHSVKTHARIGQRTPLHQFAAGKAILAHLPDDRIDEILDEYGLPGRTDQTITDRDDLRDQLETVRDRGYAFNREESVVGVHAVGAPVRDRSGIAVGAISIAGPANRLRGGLLTEELPDLLLGATNEVEINLAHS, translated from the coding sequence ATGACACAGGACTCGGCGCACAGGCCCGTCGAAACCGTCGACACGGCCTTCGACATCATCGAGTTGCTCAAGCGGGACGACGGGCTCGGCATCACGGCGATCGCCGACGAACTGGGGCTGGCGAAGAGCACGATCCATCGCCACGTGAAGACGCTGGAGTCGCGGGGGCTGCTCGTTCGGGAGGACGACTCCTACCGGATCAGCACCTGGTTCCTCGACTACGGCGTCCACGTTCGCAACGAGCACACCCCGTTCTCGGTGATCAAGCCGAAAGTGGACGAGCTGGCCGCAGAGACGGACGAGAAGGTCTGGGCCGTGATCGAGGAGCACGGGATGGGCGTCCACATCTACGGGGCGCAGGGCCGCCACTCCGTCAAGACCCACGCCAGGATCGGCCAGCGGACGCCCCTCCACCAGTTCGCGGCGGGAAAGGCCATCCTGGCCCACCTCCCCGACGACCGGATCGACGAGATTCTGGACGAGTACGGCCTTCCCGGACGAACCGATCAGACGATCACCGATCGAGACGACCTGCGCGACCAACTCGAGACGGTGCGCGACCGCGGATACGCGTTCAACCGAGAGGAATCGGTCGTCGGCGTGCACGCCGTCGGCGCGCCGGTCAGGGACCGGTCGGGAATCGCCGTGGGCGCGATCAGCATCGCCGGTCCGGCGAACCGGCTCCGAGGGGGGTTGTTGACCGAGGAACTCCCCGATCTGCTGCTCGGGGCGACCAACGAGGTCGAGATCAACCTGGCCCACTCCTGA
- a CDS encoding amidohydrolase family protein → MGLPDVLDEPRAIDTHAHQPTSEFLHDAGGQMMKDAADRFGADLETDTYENMIAEYREAGVGRAVLLGWDAETNTGNPPVPNDYVAEVRDEYDDFFVGFGSVDPLKDDCVEEAIRCVEDLDLSGFKFQQIAQGFDPSAPEHEALWATIEDLDVPVVFHGGNSTLGACSPGGRGLKIKYGNPMLIDDVAAEHPDLRILIAHPAYPWEKEQLAICQQKGNVYMDLSGWMPRYIDDQVLHYAKTLLSDKVMFGTDYPMLEPKPWLEQFAELDFDEATQRKVLWETAEEFLAL, encoded by the coding sequence ATGGGTTTGCCTGACGTCCTCGACGAGCCGCGGGCGATCGATACGCACGCGCACCAGCCGACCAGCGAGTTCCTCCACGACGCCGGCGGGCAGATGATGAAAGACGCAGCCGATCGGTTCGGCGCCGACCTGGAGACCGACACCTACGAGAACATGATCGCCGAGTACCGCGAGGCCGGCGTCGGTCGGGCCGTCCTGCTCGGCTGGGACGCGGAGACGAACACGGGGAATCCGCCGGTACCCAACGACTACGTCGCGGAGGTTCGCGACGAGTACGACGATTTCTTCGTCGGCTTCGGCTCCGTCGACCCGCTCAAGGACGACTGCGTCGAGGAGGCGATCCGCTGCGTCGAGGATCTCGACCTGTCGGGGTTCAAGTTCCAGCAGATCGCCCAGGGGTTCGATCCCTCGGCCCCCGAACACGAGGCGCTGTGGGCGACGATTGAGGACCTCGACGTGCCAGTCGTGTTCCACGGCGGCAACTCCACGCTCGGGGCCTGCTCGCCGGGCGGTCGCGGACTGAAGATCAAGTACGGGAACCCGATGCTGATCGACGACGTGGCCGCCGAACACCCCGACCTCCGGATTCTCATCGCCCACCCGGCCTACCCGTGGGAGAAAGAACAGCTGGCGATCTGCCAGCAGAAGGGCAACGTCTACATGGACCTCTCGGGGTGGATGCCCCGATACATCGACGACCAGGTGCTCCACTACGCGAAGACACTCCTGTCGGACAAGGTTATGTTCGGCACCGACTATCCGATGCTCGAGCCGAAACCGTGGCTCGAACAGTTCGCCGAGCTTGACTTCGACGAGGCGACCCAGCGCAAGGTCCTCTGGGAGACCGCCGAAGAATTCCTCGCCCTGTAG
- a CDS encoding AMP-binding protein: MTNLVTDVAETVEANPDSAAIASDGAEVSYAQFWERAGRFARALEEAGIGEGDRVGIYLPNLPQFVTAFYGTLRAGAIVVPMNPQYKAREIGHLLGDSGAKAVVSLADNVSQVAAVLDDTDVERVISVGERRSPERESSSRDEDADVAGAIPFEAFLADDALPIVDRADDDVAVQPYTSGTTGTPKGVLLTHRNLAWTTRANAAVPPGGFRASDRLIGTLPLFHIYGMSVVMNGAMYSGGTYYPVPEWDAAAVMDLLEDEGITIMFGVPAMFNDMINRPDADGYAFDSLRFVNSGGASLPIEVLKRFEGLYGVQLNEGYGLTETSPVTHANTPDARRKGSIGRPLDGVDAKVVDENFETVPRVGDGPIDEESVASLTQRGEGSAERSSANRSSGRSPREDGETAEAADLHEITGELVVSGPNVMKGYYGLPDANEEAFTEEGGRRWFHTGDVCYWDEDDFFYVVDREKHMIVTGGYNVYPREVEELLFEHEAVADAAVVGVPDERRGETVKAYVVPTLDADATPDAIREYCLANLAAYKHPREVEFVDELPRTATGKVQKFKIRDERA, from the coding sequence ATGACGAACCTCGTGACCGACGTCGCCGAGACCGTCGAGGCGAACCCGGATTCCGCAGCGATCGCCTCGGACGGCGCGGAAGTGAGCTACGCACAGTTCTGGGAGCGAGCGGGCCGGTTCGCCCGGGCGCTCGAGGAGGCGGGGATCGGCGAGGGCGATCGAGTCGGCATCTACCTGCCGAACCTGCCCCAGTTCGTGACGGCCTTCTACGGGACGCTGCGGGCGGGTGCGATCGTCGTGCCGATGAACCCGCAGTACAAGGCCCGCGAGATCGGCCACCTGCTCGGCGACAGCGGCGCGAAGGCGGTCGTCTCCCTCGCGGACAACGTCTCGCAGGTCGCCGCGGTGCTCGACGACACCGACGTCGAGCGGGTGATCAGCGTCGGCGAGCGACGGTCACCGGAGAGGGAGTCCTCATCTCGCGACGAGGACGCCGACGTCGCCGGCGCGATCCCGTTCGAGGCGTTCCTCGCGGACGACGCGCTGCCGATCGTCGATCGAGCGGACGACGACGTCGCGGTCCAGCCCTACACCAGCGGCACGACCGGCACGCCCAAAGGGGTGCTCCTCACGCACCGCAACCTCGCGTGGACGACGCGAGCGAACGCCGCCGTGCCGCCGGGCGGCTTCCGAGCGTCCGATCGGCTGATCGGCACCCTGCCGCTGTTTCACATCTACGGCATGTCGGTCGTGATGAACGGCGCGATGTACAGCGGCGGGACCTACTATCCGGTCCCCGAGTGGGACGCCGCCGCCGTGATGGACCTCCTGGAGGACGAGGGGATCACGATCATGTTCGGCGTCCCGGCGATGTTCAACGACATGATCAACCGGCCCGACGCCGACGGGTACGCGTTCGACTCGCTGCGGTTCGTCAACTCCGGCGGTGCGAGCCTCCCGATCGAGGTCCTCAAGCGGTTCGAGGGGCTGTACGGCGTCCAGCTCAACGAAGGGTACGGCCTGACCGAGACGAGCCCCGTCACCCACGCGAACACGCCGGATGCCCGTCGCAAGGGGAGCATCGGCCGGCCGCTCGACGGCGTCGACGCGAAGGTGGTGGACGAGAATTTCGAGACGGTGCCGCGCGTCGGGGACGGACCGATCGACGAGGAGAGCGTTGCGTCTCTGACGCAACGAGGCGAAGGTAGCGCGGAACGAAGTTCCGCGAACCGTTCGAGCGGGCGAAGCCCGCGAGAAGACGGTGAAACCGCCGAAGCGGCCGACCTCCACGAGATCACGGGCGAACTCGTCGTGTCGGGGCCGAACGTGATGAAGGGCTACTACGGCCTGCCCGACGCGAACGAGGAGGCCTTCACCGAGGAGGGTGGTAGACGCTGGTTCCACACCGGCGACGTCTGCTACTGGGACGAGGACGACTTCTTCTACGTCGTCGATCGCGAGAAGCACATGATCGTCACGGGCGGCTACAACGTCTACCCGCGGGAAGTCGAGGAACTCCTCTTCGAGCACGAGGCCGTCGCCGACGCCGCCGTCGTCGGCGTCCCGGACGAGCGCCGCGGCGAGACGGTCAAGGCGTACGTCGTCCCGACGCTCGACGCGGACGCGACGCCGGACGCGATCAGGGAGTACTGCCTGGCGAACCTGGCGGCGTACAAACACCCCCGCGAGGTCGAGTTCGTCGACGAGCTTCCCCGGACCGCGACCGGCAAGGTCCAGAAGTTCAAGATCCGCGACGAACGGGCGTAG
- a CDS encoding acyl-CoA dehydrogenase family protein, giving the protein MAFSLSDEHRAIRDAVREFGENEMKPVAEEYDREGTYPEEIRKKAAEYDFVAPTIPLEYGGAGMDKLSSTIVTEELWRADPGIGSAVGSAGFGTNMIVEFGDEWMKEEWLPRIAGGETASCSMISEPAHGSNVAGIETTAEKDGDEYVLNGAKMWITNGTVADIGVLMAKTSPGEGHRGITAFLVPMDADGVNREKIDNKLGIRASDLAEVVIDDVHIPEENVIGELDRGFYQLMEFFASGRTSVAAQAVGAAQGALDAAIEYATEREQFGQKITEFQAIEHKLAEMATKVEAARSLTYRAATQVERENQDVAAQFSSMAKLFASEVSVEVADEGIQVHGGSGYVTDYPAERYYRDARITKIYEGTSEIQKNIIADQLL; this is encoded by the coding sequence ATGGCTTTCAGTCTGTCAGACGAACACCGGGCGATCCGCGACGCCGTCCGCGAGTTCGGCGAGAACGAGATGAAACCGGTCGCCGAGGAGTACGATCGCGAGGGCACGTATCCCGAGGAGATCCGCAAGAAGGCGGCCGAGTACGACTTTGTTGCGCCGACCATTCCGCTGGAGTACGGCGGGGCCGGAATGGACAAACTCTCCTCGACGATCGTCACCGAGGAACTGTGGCGCGCCGATCCCGGGATCGGCTCCGCGGTCGGCAGCGCCGGCTTCGGGACGAACATGATCGTCGAGTTCGGCGACGAGTGGATGAAAGAGGAGTGGCTGCCCAGGATCGCGGGCGGGGAGACGGCATCTTGCTCGATGATCTCCGAGCCCGCACACGGCTCGAACGTCGCCGGCATCGAGACCACGGCGGAGAAAGACGGCGACGAGTACGTGCTCAACGGCGCCAAGATGTGGATCACCAACGGCACCGTCGCCGACATCGGCGTTCTGATGGCCAAGACCAGTCCCGGCGAGGGTCACCGCGGCATCACCGCCTTTCTCGTCCCGATGGACGCCGACGGCGTCAACCGCGAAAAGATCGACAACAAACTTGGCATCCGCGCCTCCGACCTCGCGGAGGTCGTCATCGACGACGTCCACATCCCCGAGGAGAACGTCATCGGCGAACTCGACAGGGGCTTCTACCAGCTGATGGAGTTCTTCGCCTCCGGTCGCACCAGCGTCGCCGCACAGGCCGTCGGCGCCGCCCAGGGTGCACTCGACGCTGCGATCGAGTACGCCACCGAGCGCGAGCAGTTCGGCCAGAAGATTACGGAGTTCCAAGCGATCGAGCACAAACTCGCCGAGATGGCGACCAAAGTCGAGGCCGCCCGATCGCTGACCTACCGCGCCGCGACGCAGGTCGAGCGGGAGAACCAGGACGTCGCCGCGCAGTTCTCGAGCATGGCGAAGCTGTTCGCCAGCGAGGTTTCCGTCGAGGTCGCGGACGAGGGGATCCAGGTCCACGGGGGGTCCGGGTACGTCACGGACTACCCGGCCGAACGGTACTACCGCGACGCCCGCATCACGAAGATCTACGAGGGGACGAGCGAGATTCAGAAGAACATCATCGCCGACCAGCTTCTGTAG
- a CDS encoding thiolase family protein: MSDRQPVIVSAVRTPQGKRGGVFAELGSDALSVPLVDELLDRTGLSGDDVDDVRWGCAKQVNEQSNNIARVIALCSGLGEGVPGTTIDRLCASSAEAIASASDAIRAGQREAIVAGGVENMSRNERRKGIGSYDGIAERYDAAGLAMGQTAENVAEQFEISRKRQDEYGARSQQRACRATDAGRFEAEIVPIQTADGLVEADEGLRPGTTAETIAELPPAFREDGTVTAANASQISDGAAGVLLTSRAFAEERGLEVLAAIEDHDVAGVDPTVMGIGPVPAVRRIWRRNGRDVDDYDLVELNEAFASQTLYCKDELGVADDRLNVNGGAIALGHPLGASGARLPVTLIHELRRRGGGLGLATMCVGYGQGIAIEFRVP, encoded by the coding sequence ATGAGCGATCGGCAGCCGGTCATCGTCTCGGCGGTCAGGACCCCACAGGGGAAACGCGGCGGCGTCTTCGCCGAACTCGGTAGCGACGCGCTCTCGGTTCCGCTCGTCGACGAGCTGCTCGATCGAACCGGGCTCTCCGGCGACGACGTCGACGACGTTCGCTGGGGGTGTGCGAAGCAGGTGAACGAACAGAGCAACAACATCGCGCGCGTGATCGCGCTCTGTTCGGGGCTCGGCGAGGGCGTCCCGGGAACGACGATCGATCGGCTCTGTGCGTCCTCGGCGGAGGCGATCGCGAGCGCGAGCGACGCGATCCGGGCGGGCCAGCGCGAGGCGATCGTCGCGGGCGGCGTGGAGAACATGTCCCGCAACGAGCGCCGGAAGGGGATCGGCTCCTACGACGGGATCGCGGAGCGATACGACGCGGCCGGCCTCGCGATGGGTCAGACGGCCGAGAACGTGGCCGAGCAGTTCGAGATCTCGCGGAAACGCCAGGACGAGTACGGCGCGCGAAGCCAGCAGCGCGCCTGCCGGGCGACGGACGCGGGCAGGTTCGAGGCGGAGATCGTCCCGATCCAGACCGCGGACGGGCTCGTCGAGGCGGACGAGGGGCTCCGCCCCGGCACGACGGCGGAGACGATCGCGGAGCTCCCGCCGGCGTTCCGCGAGGACGGGACCGTCACCGCCGCGAACGCCTCCCAGATCTCCGACGGCGCGGCTGGCGTTCTGCTCACGAGCAGGGCGTTCGCCGAGGAGCGCGGCCTCGAGGTCCTCGCCGCGATCGAGGACCACGACGTCGCCGGCGTCGATCCGACCGTGATGGGGATCGGTCCGGTGCCCGCGGTTCGGCGCATCTGGAGGCGCAACGGCCGCGACGTCGACGACTACGACCTCGTGGAACTCAACGAGGCCTTCGCCAGCCAGACGCTGTACTGCAAGGACGAACTCGGCGTCGCCGACGATCGGCTCAACGTCAACGGCGGCGCGATCGCGCTCGGCCACCCGCTGGGCGCCTCCGGCGCCCGCCTGCCCGTGACCCTGATCCACGAACTGCGACGTCGGGGCGGCGGACTCGGCCTCGCGACGATGTGCGTGGGCTACGGTCAGGGCATCGCGATCGAGTTCCGCGTCCCGTAG
- a CDS encoding HD domain-containing protein, producing MSDRDFDRQVRDAFPELARIEDEGLRDRVVEAWTLGLERGGWRDIEDIPYAWNIHEVTNVDHVRGVARIALDAAEEQRSFHGADPDVDTIVAACLLHDVGKCYEYPDHVDDELLDDTDPRYVSEEIPHSLSGYALAHEVGCPLAVQRAIPHFIGEIPTRTLEAELVKSANSASSNAITQATMGITLQEWVEEYSQTT from the coding sequence ATGTCCGATCGCGATTTCGATCGCCAGGTTCGCGACGCGTTTCCGGAACTGGCGCGCATCGAGGACGAGGGCCTCCGCGACCGCGTCGTGGAGGCGTGGACGCTCGGCCTCGAACGCGGGGGCTGGCGGGATATCGAGGACATCCCGTACGCCTGGAACATCCACGAGGTGACGAACGTCGACCACGTCCGCGGCGTCGCGCGGATCGCGCTCGACGCCGCCGAGGAACAGCGATCGTTCCACGGCGCCGATCCCGACGTCGACACGATCGTCGCCGCCTGCCTCCTCCACGACGTCGGCAAGTGCTACGAGTACCCCGACCACGTCGACGACGAGTTGCTCGACGACACAGACCCGCGGTACGTCAGCGAGGAGATTCCCCACTCCCTGTCCGGCTACGCGCTCGCCCACGAAGTCGGCTGCCCGCTCGCCGTCCAGCGGGCCATTCCCCACTTCATCGGCGAGATTCCGACGCGAACGCTGGAAGCCGAACTCGTCAAGAGCGCCAACTCGGCGTCGTCGAACGCGATCACGCAGGCGACGATGGGCATCACGCTCCAGGAGTGGGTCGAGGAGTACTCCCAGACCACGTGA